One window of the Colletotrichum destructivum chromosome 4, complete sequence genome contains the following:
- a CDS encoding Putative aldehyde dehydrogenase domain, aldehyde/histidinol dehydrogenase: MSVFHPLPLLRLACKPASFKLLSAHLPRHFFRDTPSALPRFSIAQRRRLFTSTPHRLRSNPITITNMSDLSVELTAPNGVKYTQPTGLFINNEFVKSAKGETIDSIDPATEEKIASVQAAEAEDIDKAVKAAHAALRHESWKGISATDRGAMMYKLADLIEQHKETLATIEAWDNGKTYNDALEGDLSECVTVIRYYAGWADKTYGQTISTIPQKFAYTIRQPIGVVAQVIPWNYPLSMATWKLGPALACGNTVVLKAAEQTPLSILFLGTLVQQAGFPPGVVNFVNGYGRVAGGALVSHPLVDKVAFTGSTATARAIMGEAAKTLKNITLETGGKSPLLVFGDADLEQAVKWSHMGIMSNQGQICTATSRILVQESVYDDFVPRFLETLRTVSKVGSQWDKDTYQGPQVSKVQYERVLEYIDIGKKEGATLAAGGEPLNIGGKGKGFFVAPTVFTNVTTKMRVWGEEIFGPVVVIASFKTEEDAVALANDSQYGLGAAVFTQNVERAHRVASDIESGMVWINSTQDSDPRVPFGGVKQSGIGRELGEAGLEAYSQIKAVHVNMGTRL; encoded by the exons ATGAGCGTCTTTCACCCTCTACCGCTGCTGAGGCTCGCCTGCAAACCTGCATCTTTCAAACTACTGAGcgctcatcttcctcgacacTTCTTTCGTGATACCCCTTCTGCCCTCCCTCGATTCAGCATCgcccaacgtcgtcgtctcttCACATCTACCCCTCACAGACTTCGATCCAaccccatcaccatcaccaacatGTCCGATCTCTCCGTCGAGCTGACGGCCCCTAACGGAGTCAAGTACACTCAGCCGACCGGCCTCTTCATCAACAATGAGTTCGTCAAGTCTGCGAAGGGCGAGACAATCGACTCGATAGACCCGGC CACTGAGGAGAAGATCGCGTCCGTCCAAGCTGCAGAGGCGGAAGACATTgacaaggccgtcaaggccgcgcACGCTGCTCTGAGACACGAGTCCTGGAAGGGGATTTCGGCGACGGATCGCGGCGCCATGATGTACAAGCTGGCCGACCTGATCGAGCAGCACAAGGAGACCCTCGCGACCATTGAGGCCTGGGACAATG GCAAGACCTACAACGACGCTCTGGAGGGTGATCTGTCAGAGTGCGTCACCGTCATCCGCTACTACGCCGGTTGGGCCGACAAGACCTACGGCCAGACCATCAGCACCATCCCTCAGAAGTTTGCCTACACGATCCGCCAGcccatcggcgtcgtcgcccaaGT GATCCCTTGGAATTACCCGTTGTCCATGGCAACCTGGAAACTCGGGCCGGCGCTCGCCTGCGGCAACACCGTCGtgctcaaggccgccgagcagaCCCCCCTCAGCATCCTGTTCCTCGGCACGCTCGTCCAGCAGGCCGGCTTCCCGCCCGGCGTGGTCAACTTCGTCAACGGCTACGGCcgcgtcgcgggcggcgccctTGTGAGCCACCCCCTGGTCGACAAGGTCGCCTTCACCGGCagcacggcgacggcccGGGCCAtcatgggcgaggcggccaagACGCTCAAGAACATCACCCTCGAGACCGGCGGCAAGTCGCCGCTGCTCGTCTTTGGCGACGCGGAcctcgagcaggccgtcAAGTGGTCGCACATGGGCATCATGTCGAACCAGGGCCAGATCTGCACGGCGACGTCGCGGATCCTGGTCCAGGAGTCCGTGTACGACGACTTCGTCCCCCGGTTCCTCGAGACGCTCAGGACCGTCAGCAAGGTCGGCAGCCAGTGGGACAAGGACACGTACCAGGGGCCCCAGGTGTCCAAGGTCCAGTACGAGCGCGTGCTGGAGTACATCGACAtcgggaagaaggagggcgcCACgctcgcggccggcggcgagcccCTGAacatcggcggcaagggcaaggggtTCTTCGTCGCGCCCACCGTCTTCACCAACGTCACCACCAAGATGCGCGTGTGGGGTGAGGAGATCTtcggccccgtcgtcgtcatcgccagcttcaagaccgaggaggacgccgtcgcgctggCCAACGACAGCCAgtacggcctcggcgccgccgtcttcacgCAGAACGTCGAGCGCGCCCACCGCGTGGCCTCCGACATCGAGTCCGGCATGGTGTGGATCAACAGCACCCAGGACAGCGACCCCCGCGTGCCCTTTGGCGGCGTCAAGCAGAGCGGCATCGGCAGGGAGCtgggcgaggccggcctggAGGCCTACAGCCAGATCAAGGCTGTCCACGTCAACATGGGCACGAGGTTGTAG
- a CDS encoding Putative glycoside hydrolase family 12, glycoside hydrolase family 11/12 — protein sequence MKLSAALALLPALALATPTPTVEKRATTFCDQWGSAVTGTYTVYNNLWGASSGTGSQCTTLTGLSGSNLQWSTTWSWSGGQYNVKSYANAVVNISKKALSAIGSIPSTWNWSYSGSGLVANVAYDLFTSSTASGAPQYEIMIWLGSLGGAGPISETGRTIATPTVAGRTWNLYKGSHSQMTVFSFVAPSNVQSFSGDLKAFVTYLVNSQGLPSSQILQSIGAGTEPFVGSNAKFTTTAYTASIS from the exons ATGAAGctctccgccgccctcgccctcctgcCGGCCCTGGCTCTCgccacgccgacgccgacggtcGAGAAGCGAGCCACCACCTTTTGCGACCAGTGGGGCTCCGCCGTCACCGGCACGTACACTGTCTACAACAACCTCTGGGGCGCTTCCTCGGGCACCGGCAGCCAGTGCACGACCCTGACGGGTCTGTCCGGCAGCAACCTGCAgtggtcgacgacgtggtcCTGGTCCGGCGGGCAGTACAATGTCAAGTCGTACGCCAATgccgtcgtcaacatcaGCAAGAAGGCTCTGAGTGCGATCGGCAGCATCCCCTCGACCTGGAACTGGAG CTACTCCGGaagcggcctcgtcgccaacgtcgcctATGACCTCTtcacgtcctcgacggcctcgggcgccCCGCAGTACGAGATCATGATCTGGCTCGGttccctcggcggcgccggcccgaTCAGCGAGACGGGCAGGACCATCGCCACGcccaccgtcgccggccgcaCCTGGAACCTCTACAAGGGCTCGCACAGCCAAATGACCGTCTTCAGCTTCGTCGCGCCCAGCAACGTGCAGAGCTTCAGCGGCGACCTCAAGGCCTTCGTCACCTACCTCGTCAACAGCCAGGGCCTGCCGTCCTCCCAGATCCTCCAGagcatcggcgccggcaccgagcCCTTTGTCGGCTCCAACGCAAAGTTCACCACGACCGCCTACACTGCCTCGATCTCTTGA
- a CDS encoding Putative FAD-binding domain, PCMH-type, FAD-binding, type PCMH, subdomain 2: MYRLKIKVFTALAAWTITSACLNVPVARQLLGGICARDTADLGERLSPTAKIYQPGTAEFIAASTRWSNLNPPKPNLVVVPGTENDVVETVKFANEKNVPFLAYNGMHGAITTLGEMESGIEIYINQLSGVEVASDGKTAKISGGTRSKLVTDTLWEAGKQTVTGTCECVSALGPSLGGGHGWLQGHYGLVADQFLSMNIVLADGTLRTINETSDLWWAVKGAGHNFGIVTSVDVKIYDIEHRDWAVETLIFSGDKVEDVYQAVNDHLLKNGTQAVDVINWSYWLNNPDADPENPIILFWILQEGVTTVDPVYTEPFRDIGPISSTPGAGTYLDLAAWTGIALDSPPCQKAGLNNPRFPIYVESYNVEAQRKAYDLFASSVKGDSPFSNSLFMFEGYSAQGVKAVESDSTAFAYRGDNLLFAPLITYTPGGAELDQQAAILGNQLRDIIHEGSGRSEKHVYLNYAFGDESPKEWYGSEQWRQDRLKALKAKYDPNGRFSFYGPIA; encoded by the exons ATGTATCGCCTCAAAATAAAAGTCTTCACAGCTTTGGCTGCGTGGACCATTACTTCCGCGTGTCTCAACGTTCCCGTTGCCCGCCAACTTCTCGGGGGCATCTGCGCGAGAGATACCGCCGACCTGGGGGAGAGGCTATCCCCCACCGCCAAAATCTACCAGCCAGGTACCGCGGAGTTTATTGCGGCCTCGACTCGGTGGTCCAACCTTAATCCACCCAAACCTAACCTTGTCGTTGTCCCTGGCACTGAGAATGATGTTGTCGAGACC GTCAAATTCGCCAACGAGAAGAACGTACCCTTCCTCGCATACAATGGTATGCATGGCGCTATCACAACGCTCGGTGAAATGGAGAGCGGTATCGAGATCTACATCAACCAGCTgagcggcgtcgaggttgcATCAGATGggaagacggccaagatcAGCGGTGGCACCAGATCCAAGCTTGTCACTGACACACTTTGGGAAGCTGGGAAACAGACGG TGACAGGTACGTGTGAATGCGTCAGCGCTCTCGGTCCATCGCTAGGAGGTGGACACGGGTGGTTGCAGGGCCATTACGGCCTCGTAGCCGATCAGTTTCTTTCCATGAACATCGTGCTGGCCGATGGAACCCTGCGGACCATCAACGAGACCTCTGACCTCTGGTGGGCCGTCAAGGGCGCCGGCCACAACTTTGGCATTGTGACCTCGGTCGACGTCAAGATTTACGACATTGAGCACCGTGATTGGGCGGTGGAGACTCTCATCTTCAGCGGTGACAAGGTCGAGGATGTCTACCAAGCTGTCAACGACCATCTCCTCAAGAACGGTACTCAGGCCGTCGACGTTATCAACTGGTCTTACTGGCTCAATAACCCTGACGCAGACCCCGAAAAC CCTATCATCTTGTTCTGGATTCTCCAGGAAGGTGTCACCACCGTCGATCCGGTTTACACAGAGCCTTTCCGCGACATTGGCCCTATTTCCTCAACCCCCGGCGCCGGAACTTACCTCGACCTGGCAGCATGGACCGGCATAGCTCTCGATTCGCCTCCTTGCCAGAAGGCTGGTCTGAACAACCCTCGTTTCCCCATCTACGTTGAGTCGTAcaacgtcgaggcccagcgcAAGGCTTACGACCTGTTCGCATCCTCCGTCAAGGGCGACTCCCCATTCAGCAACTCGCTCTTCATGTTCGAAGGCTACTCGGCTCAGGGCGTGAAAGCGGTTGAGAGCGATTCAACGGCATTTGCTTACCGTGGCGATaacctcctcttcgccccTCTCATCACCTACACCCCTGGCGGAGCGGAACTTGACCAGCAGGCCGCCATTCTGGGCAATCAACTCCGTGACATTATCCATGAGGGCAGCGGACGCTCCGAGAAACATGTCTATCTGAACTACGCCTTTGGTGATGAGTCACCCAAAGAGTGGTACGGCAGTGAGCAATGGCGACAAGACCGCCTCAAGGCTTTGAAGGCGAAGTACGACCCCAATGGCAGGTTCAGCTTCTACGGCCCGATCGCTTAA
- a CDS encoding Putative glycosyl hydrolase, family 13, catalytic domain, alpha-amylase, thermostable, which translates to MDEEQKTTAENHTMMQGFEWYVPADQKHWVRLEKQIPQLKRYGVDNIWIPPACKGSSKTGNGYDIYDLYDLGEFDQKGSVATKWGTKEELLKLAHTAKSNGVGLYWDAVLNHKFAADRKEKCQAAEVDPEDRTKFVSDKYEIDAWVGYDFPGRKGKYSDMKYHWYHFSGVDYNARNEKTAIYKILGEKGDQEWAESVDDEKGNYDFLMGSDLDYDHPEVVKDVLNWGKWLANEVPLKGIRFDAVKHYSEDFLRQFITELDKDYGKGWFFVGEFWKDSLDDMSEYLARMGRRFTLFDVPLVYNFSKISRGNGADMRKVFDGTLVQKEPMNAVTLVMNHDSQPTQSLEVPIEGWFKPIAYALILLRGEGYPCVWYGDFYGIKGEQPFPPSCGGALHKITLARKLYAYGKQADYFDYPTCLGWVKYGTWDRRFGCAVVASNAGPGSKRMHVGEMHAGEVWTDVLGWNDREVTIGDDGFGEFVCSGTSVSIFVNREAEGRDRFNEEFDSNIYEE; encoded by the exons atggacgaggagcagaaAACGACCGCCGAGAACCACACGATGATGCAGGGCTTTGAGTGGTATGTGCCTGCTGACCAGAAGCACTGGGTGCGACTGGAGAAGCAGATCCCACAGCTCAAACGATATGGCGTTGATAACATCTGGATCCCCCCCGC ATGCAAAGGCTCGTCCAAGACGGGAAATGGTTATGATATCTATGATCT CTACGACCTGGGCGAATTCGATCAGAAAGGCTCCGTCGCAACGAAATGGGGAACCAAAGAAGAGCTTCTGAAGCTCGCCCACACCGCCAAGAGCAACGGCGTTGGCCTGTACTGGGACGCAGTCCTCAACCACAAGTTCGCGGCCGATCGCAAGGAGAAGTGTCAGGCTGCCGAGGTGGACCCCGAAGACCGCACCAAGTTCGTCAGCGACAAGTACGAGATCGATGCCTGGGTCGGCTATGACTTCCCCGGCCGCAAGGGCAAGTACAGCGACATGAAGTATCACTGGTACCATTTCAGCGGTGTCGACTACAATGCCAGGAACGAAAAGACTGCCATCTACAAGATCTTGGGTGAGAAGGGCGACCAGGAATGGGCTGAGAGTGTCGACGATGAAAAGGGCAACTA CGACTTCTTGATGGGTTCCGATCTCGACTACGATCATCCAGAGGTCGTGAAAGACGTGTTGAACTGGGGAAAATGGCTGGCCAACGAGGTGCCACTCAAGGGAATCCGGTTCGACGCAGTGAAGCACTACAGCGAGGACTTCTTGCGCCAATTCATCACCGAGCTGGATAAGGACTACGGCAAGGGGTGGTTCTTTGTGGGCGAATTCTGGAAAGACAGCCTCGATGACATGTCCGAGTACCTGGCGCGGATGGGCAGGCGCTTCACCCTCTTCGACGTCCCACTCGTCTACAACTTCAGCAAGATCAGCCGAGGCAACGGCGCGGATATGAGAAAGGTTTTCGACGGAACTCTTGTCCAGAAGGAGCCTATGAACGCTGTG ACTTTGGTCATGAATCATGATAGCCAGCCAACTCAGTCTCTCGAGGTTCCCATAGAGGGCTGGTTCAAGCCAATCGCGTACGCTCTGATCCTTCTCCGCGGCGAAGGATACCCCTGCGTCTGGTATGGCGATTTCTACGGGATCAAGGGAGAGCAGCCTTTCCCACCGTCATGTGGTGGCGCTCTGCACAAGATTACACTTGCGAGAAAGCTGTATGCCTACGGCAAACAGGCGGACTACTTTGACTACCCGACTTGTCTCGGCTGGGTCAAATACGGCACCTGGGACCGACGCTTCGGTTGTGCTGTTGTGGCCAGCAACGCCGGCCCCGGGTCAAAGCGTATGCACGTCGGCGAGATGCATGCCGGCGAGGTGTGGACCGATGTCCTCGGCTGGAACGATCGCGAGGTTACCATTGGGGATGACGGGTTCGGCGAGTTCGTGTGCTCCGGCACGTCCGTGAGCATTTTCGTCAACCGGGAGGCGGAAGGCAGAGATAGGTTCAACGAGGAATT TGATTCCAACATCTACGAGGAGTAG